One Alkalicoccus halolimnae DNA segment encodes these proteins:
- a CDS encoding ABC transporter ATP-binding protein — protein MITMTDVGKVYKSGEVETHALRHVSVTIEEGEFVVILGPSGSGKSTLLNVISGLDSVSSGTIYFRDKELTRLSTDQMTVFRREHLGFIFQQYNLLQNLTAYENVQIGADIGSAPLDVDELLGKVGLREARDKYPHQLSGGEQLRVSVARSLAKNPDIIFCDEPTGSLDEANSKKVLRLLQELNEDYKKTVVVITHNTGISEMADKVIKMNSGEITDLRHNAVKKDAQDIRWG, from the coding sequence ATGATCACCATGACTGATGTTGGTAAAGTGTACAAAAGCGGTGAAGTGGAAACCCATGCCTTAAGGCACGTGAGCGTAACGATTGAAGAAGGGGAATTTGTCGTTATTCTCGGTCCGAGCGGAAGCGGCAAAAGTACACTGCTTAACGTCATCAGCGGCCTGGACTCTGTGAGCAGCGGCACAATTTACTTCCGGGATAAGGAACTCACCCGTCTCTCAACTGATCAGATGACAGTCTTCCGTCGGGAACATCTTGGTTTTATTTTTCAGCAGTACAACCTGCTGCAGAATTTGACGGCTTACGAAAATGTACAGATCGGTGCCGACATCGGCAGCGCTCCCCTGGATGTGGACGAACTTCTCGGAAAAGTAGGCCTCAGGGAAGCTCGGGACAAATACCCTCATCAGCTTTCCGGCGGGGAACAGCTCCGTGTTTCCGTCGCCCGGAGTCTCGCCAAAAATCCGGATATTATTTTCTGCGATGAACCAACAGGATCTCTTGATGAAGCAAACTCAAAAAAGGTGCTGCGACTGCTTCAGGAACTGAATGAAGACTATAAAAAAACGGTCGTCGTTATTACTCACAATACCGGTATTTCGGAAATGGCGGACAAAGTAATTAAGATGAACTCCGGGGAAATTACCGACCTGCGTCATAACGCTGTGAAAAAAGATGCCCAGGATATCCGCTGGGGTTAG
- a CDS encoding macro domain-containing protein: MQWEVNGKTLEVAHGDIAAQHDIAAVVNAANAELLTGGGVAGALHRAAGPELAAAGDKYAPISPGEAVITPAFKLPNDGVIHCLGPVYGRDKPEDDLLRSCYEQALDLAEKEKLSSIAFPALSAGAFGYPFEEALDVAVPAVLGKLTGLKNVDVVRFVLFSKKEAELYEDYINRKLA, from the coding sequence ATGCAGTGGGAAGTGAACGGTAAAACATTGGAAGTGGCTCATGGAGACATCGCTGCTCAGCATGATATAGCCGCAGTTGTTAACGCGGCGAACGCTGAACTGCTTACCGGGGGAGGCGTGGCCGGAGCGCTCCACCGGGCTGCCGGGCCGGAACTGGCAGCTGCCGGAGACAAGTACGCTCCGATTTCTCCTGGAGAAGCGGTCATTACCCCGGCATTCAAACTGCCCAATGACGGTGTGATTCACTGTCTCGGACCGGTCTACGGGAGGGATAAGCCGGAAGATGATCTTTTACGAAGCTGCTACGAACAAGCGCTTGATCTGGCAGAAAAAGAAAAGTTGAGCAGCATCGCTTTTCCTGCCTTATCAGCCGGAGCTTTCGGCTATCCGTTCGAAGAAGCGCTCGATGTCGCTGTACCGGCAGTATTGGGGAAACTGACCGGTCTCAAAAATGTCGATGTGGTTCGTTTTGTGTTGTTCAGCAAGAAGGAAGCAGAGCTTTATGAAGATTATATCAATAGAAAATTAGCTTAG
- a CDS encoding class I SAM-dependent methyltransferase — protein MTRRKKQPVDPWIQKYIFPGGHIPSVREIISLFPDYELYLQDVESLRLHYAKTLDSWASRFEKHVPGIEQMHDERFVKMWRLYLQSSAAFFRLGGLDIHQFVFTKGVNNELECTRKHIYK, from the coding sequence ATTACCCGCCGGAAAAAACAGCCGGTAGATCCGTGGATTCAAAAGTATATCTTTCCGGGAGGACATATTCCGTCTGTCCGTGAAATTATTTCGCTTTTCCCTGACTATGAGCTTTATCTGCAGGACGTGGAGAGTCTGCGTCTTCACTATGCAAAAACGCTTGACAGCTGGGCTTCACGCTTTGAAAAACATGTACCTGGGATCGAGCAGATGCACGACGAACGGTTTGTGAAAATGTGGCGGCTGTATCTCCAGTCCTCTGCGGCTTTTTTCCGGCTGGGAGGGCTGGATATTCACCAATTTGTGTTTACGAAAGGAGTAAATAACGAGCTTGAGTGTACGAGAAAGCACATATATAAATAA
- a CDS encoding sensor histidine kinase, with amino-acid sequence MGRYIAETGVLLLLWLLLLTQITAIPAAEPLFYTGAAGFWLVYFSLPLWKRKSFAVSLMTTFYAGVHVLFFQEEGLTGFLLYPALLFLGASEMGRDRWVLPVLTGAGLVPVMFLNDGSQGAALVYLLSLCSLGFALYLWTREKAVNLHMQEKTAEALRQYRQMKRQLFDQDTEVRQEERVRIARDIHDAVGHQLTSLVMQLEMMERSTADADLEKPIREAKQSARSALNDTREAVRQFRSEELPGGMNAVLYLLRKLERESHMTVHLETREGILSAPLTNEQNVLIYRFIQEGMTNAMRHARTREVWIMLSLLAGREVHMKMENRLHERTAETEGSGLLGLRERFQALEGSFRSEAGTAAFIIEGKFPLKKEELQ; translated from the coding sequence ATGGGACGTTATATTGCTGAGACGGGCGTTCTTCTGCTGCTTTGGCTGCTTCTTCTGACTCAGATCACAGCAATTCCGGCAGCGGAACCACTTTTTTATACAGGAGCGGCCGGATTCTGGCTCGTTTATTTTTCCCTCCCTCTTTGGAAACGAAAGAGCTTTGCCGTTTCTCTCATGACCACTTTCTATGCAGGGGTTCACGTACTTTTTTTTCAGGAGGAAGGGCTCACCGGTTTTCTTCTATACCCGGCGCTGCTTTTTTTAGGAGCGTCGGAAATGGGTAGAGACCGCTGGGTGCTTCCGGTTCTGACTGGAGCCGGTCTCGTACCGGTGATGTTTCTGAATGACGGCAGTCAGGGAGCGGCGCTTGTTTATCTTCTAAGCCTGTGCTCACTCGGTTTTGCGCTGTATTTATGGACCAGGGAAAAAGCAGTGAACCTTCATATGCAGGAAAAAACAGCGGAAGCACTGCGGCAGTACAGGCAGATGAAGCGGCAGCTTTTTGATCAGGACACAGAAGTACGCCAGGAGGAAAGAGTGCGCATCGCAAGAGATATACATGACGCTGTCGGACATCAGCTTACTTCGCTTGTTATGCAGCTCGAAATGATGGAGCGAAGCACAGCGGATGCTGATCTGGAAAAACCGATCCGGGAAGCGAAGCAGTCGGCCCGCAGTGCGCTGAACGATACGCGTGAGGCCGTCCGTCAGTTCCGATCGGAAGAACTGCCCGGAGGGATGAATGCCGTATTGTATCTGCTGAGAAAGCTGGAGCGAGAATCGCACATGACGGTGCATCTGGAAACGAGAGAAGGGATTCTTTCTGCTCCGCTCACGAATGAACAGAACGTACTTATTTATCGTTTTATCCAGGAAGGAATGACGAATGCGATGCGTCACGCCCGCACGCGGGAAGTGTGGATTATGCTGAGTCTCCTTGCCGGACGGGAGGTTCATATGAAAATGGAAAACCGGCTCCATGAAAGAACAGCGGAAACAGAAGGGTCAGGCCTGCTCGGGCTCCGGGAAAGATTCCAGGCGCTCGAAGGAAGTTTCCGGTCAGAGGCAGGGACAGCCGCATTTATCATTGAAGGAAAGTTTCCGCTTAAAAAGGAGGAACTGCAATGA
- a CDS encoding CsbD family protein gives MAGGKEDKAKGMGEKAKGVAKEKTGEATNNEKMKREGKSEKTKGKAKEKTGDVKENLKKDN, from the coding sequence ATGGCAGGAGGAAAGGAAGATAAAGCAAAAGGCATGGGTGAAAAAGCAAAAGGTGTTGCCAAGGAAAAGACGGGAGAAGCGACAAATAACGAAAAAATGAAGCGTGAAGGAAAGAGCGAAAAAACAAAAGGCAAAGCGAAGGAAAAAACAGGCGATGTGAAGGAAAACCTTAAGAAAGACAACTAA
- the aroQ gene encoding type II 3-dehydroquinate dehydratase, whose translation MKKIVVLQGVNLNMFGKRDPEIYGTVTLDEINSRLQETGADLNMNIETFQTNSEGEMVERIHKGFTDKVDGVIINAGAWTHYSYAIRDALDILEVPFVEVHLSNIHARDAFRHKSVFADIAQGQISGFGIESYTLGLKALQPLMK comes from the coding sequence ATGAAAAAAATAGTGGTGCTTCAAGGCGTTAACCTTAACATGTTCGGAAAACGCGACCCTGAAATCTATGGCACGGTGACGCTTGACGAAATTAACAGCAGGCTGCAAGAGACAGGAGCAGATCTGAATATGAATATAGAAACGTTTCAAACAAACAGTGAGGGAGAGATGGTGGAACGTATTCACAAGGGATTCACAGACAAAGTGGATGGAGTGATCATTAATGCCGGAGCATGGACTCATTACAGCTACGCGATCCGTGATGCTCTGGATATTCTGGAAGTACCTTTCGTCGAAGTGCATTTATCGAATATTCATGCAAGAGATGCATTCCGGCATAAATCAGTATTTGCCGATATCGCCCAGGGGCAGATAAGCGGCTTTGGAATAGAGAGCTACACACTTGGACTGAAGGCGCTGCAGCCGCTCATGAAGTAA
- a CDS encoding ABC transporter ATP-binding protein, protein MIEAVNLSKSFKNHEAVKGVHFFIEQGEIVGLLGPNGAGKSTAISMISSLVKPTEGEVTINNISVTKNPGSIRRFLGVVPQEIAVFQDLTARENLKFFGRAYRLKGKTLKKRITEVLEIVGLTDRADDLVKNYSGGMKRRINIAVALLHHPQILIMDEPTVGIDPQSRSYILETVRRLNREENMTIIYTSHYMEEVEYLCDRVYIMDHGEIIASGRQAELQAILTQENTIVVQFSRVANGILDRLQAHPLVSSVTHQGAAVTLIAKKDTEVLGDIFVIAQEAGVQLQSVEVKSPTLEDVFLHLTGRTLRN, encoded by the coding sequence ATGATTGAAGCGGTAAATCTCAGTAAATCATTTAAAAATCACGAAGCCGTGAAAGGAGTTCACTTCTTTATCGAGCAGGGGGAGATTGTCGGCCTGCTTGGACCAAACGGAGCGGGTAAATCAACAGCGATTTCAATGATTTCGAGCCTGGTGAAGCCGACAGAGGGAGAAGTAACCATCAACAATATCTCCGTCACGAAAAATCCGGGCAGTATCCGCCGGTTTCTGGGAGTGGTCCCGCAGGAGATTGCGGTATTTCAGGATCTCACCGCCCGGGAGAATCTGAAATTTTTTGGGCGCGCCTACAGGCTGAAAGGAAAAACGCTCAAGAAAAGAATTACCGAAGTGCTGGAGATAGTCGGATTGACCGACCGCGCGGATGATCTCGTTAAAAATTATTCGGGCGGGATGAAACGGCGTATCAATATTGCTGTAGCCCTGCTGCATCATCCGCAGATTCTGATTATGGATGAACCGACCGTCGGAATCGATCCTCAGTCGAGAAGTTATATTCTGGAGACCGTACGCCGCCTGAACCGGGAAGAAAACATGACGATTATTTACACGAGCCACTACATGGAAGAAGTGGAGTATCTGTGTGACCGGGTCTACATTATGGATCACGGAGAAATCATTGCCAGCGGCAGACAGGCAGAACTGCAGGCGATTCTGACTCAGGAAAACACTATCGTTGTCCAGTTCAGCCGCGTTGCGAACGGCATTCTTGACCGTCTTCAGGCTCACCCGCTTGTTTCAAGCGTCACCCATCAGGGAGCGGCCGTCACGCTGATTGCCAAAAAAGACACGGAAGTTCTCGGAGATATCTTTGTAATTGCCCAGGAAGCCGGGGTTCAACTGCAGTCGGTGGAAGTGAAATCTCCCACACTGGAGGACGTTTTCCTGCATCTGACCGGACGTACGCTTCGGAACTAA
- a CDS encoding shikimate kinase, whose amino-acid sequence MENKHIAGEKNLILIGFMGVGKTTIGEETARKLGRPFIDIDKEIEVAFGMPITQIFKEHGEKAFRSKEKELIKYYIEENGKILSMGGGAFLREDIRQLCLNTSTVIFLDTSWEVWEKRMHTLIDTRPILQKLSVPEIKDLFYERKEIYSSHHLRVDTDKLTPPQTADYIIEVLKLQ is encoded by the coding sequence ATGGAAAATAAACATATCGCAGGAGAAAAAAACCTGATACTGATAGGCTTTATGGGCGTTGGAAAAACAACTATAGGAGAAGAAACAGCAAGAAAACTCGGACGTCCTTTTATCGATATCGATAAGGAAATAGAAGTGGCTTTTGGGATGCCGATTACGCAGATATTTAAAGAACATGGAGAAAAAGCATTTCGCAGCAAAGAAAAAGAACTCATCAAATATTATATTGAAGAAAATGGGAAAATTCTTTCCATGGGAGGGGGAGCGTTTCTTCGTGAAGATATAAGGCAGCTCTGCTTAAACACCTCTACTGTCATCTTTCTCGATACGTCCTGGGAGGTATGGGAGAAGAGAATGCACACTCTTATTGATACACGGCCGATCCTGCAGAAACTCAGTGTCCCCGAAATCAAAGATCTTTTTTATGAAAGAAAAGAGATTTACAGCTCCCATCACCTTCGTGTCGATACCGATAAACTCACCCCGCCGCAGACAGCGGACTATATCATTGAGGTATTGAAGCTGCAGTAG
- a CDS encoding MDR family MFS transporter: MPDDIKKFPLVAVLLTGTFVAILNQTLLVTAIPPIMRDLGINANSAQWLNTIFMLVNGIMIPITAFLIGKFTTRKLFMTAMSLFAAGTLIAALSPNFEVLIAGRIVQASGAGIMIPLMQTVLFMIFPVEKRGQAMGLVGMVIAFAPAIGPTLSGWVVDQYPWRTLFYIVLPIALIDLIAAYFLLKNVTKQTFPKIDVLSIVLSTFGFGGLLYAFSMAGASGWLSAEVIIVMSIGAVSLTWFITRQMRLKEPILEFRVFRYSIFTLTNVIGIVVFMSMIGAATILPIYMQNMLGFSAFESGLMLLPGALLMGFMNPITGRIFDKVGARWLAISGMALLTVMTFLFTRLTEDTPFVYMATVHAFRMLSLAMVMMPVTTAGLNQLPERLIPHGTAMNNTLRQVGGSLGTAFLVTMMTVGAAASSNGLTDNQAMVQGVNISFWVATALAFVGFIIALFIKSPPKKAA; the protein is encoded by the coding sequence GTGCCGGATGATATAAAGAAATTTCCGCTGGTTGCGGTCCTGCTTACCGGAACGTTCGTAGCGATTCTCAACCAGACGCTGCTCGTGACCGCGATTCCTCCGATTATGCGGGATTTAGGAATTAATGCTAACAGCGCCCAGTGGCTGAATACGATTTTCATGCTTGTAAACGGGATTATGATTCCGATTACGGCTTTTTTAATTGGCAAATTTACGACGAGAAAACTGTTTATGACGGCGATGAGTCTTTTCGCAGCTGGAACGCTCATCGCAGCGCTTTCACCGAATTTTGAAGTGCTGATCGCTGGACGCATTGTCCAGGCGAGCGGAGCCGGTATCATGATACCGCTTATGCAGACGGTGCTGTTTATGATCTTCCCTGTGGAAAAGCGCGGCCAGGCAATGGGACTTGTCGGGATGGTGATCGCTTTCGCCCCGGCGATCGGTCCAACTCTTTCCGGCTGGGTCGTCGATCAGTATCCGTGGCGGACGCTGTTCTATATCGTTCTCCCGATCGCCCTGATCGATTTGATTGCCGCCTATTTTCTGCTGAAAAATGTGACGAAACAGACGTTTCCGAAAATTGACGTCCTTTCCATCGTGCTTTCTACGTTTGGGTTTGGGGGGCTGCTCTATGCTTTCAGTATGGCCGGGGCCTCGGGGTGGCTGAGTGCGGAAGTCATTATAGTGATGAGCATTGGAGCGGTTTCGCTTACGTGGTTCATTACGAGACAGATGCGGCTGAAAGAGCCGATACTCGAGTTCCGTGTTTTCCGCTACAGCATTTTTACGCTCACCAACGTCATAGGTATTGTCGTATTTATGTCGATGATCGGAGCCGCTACGATTCTGCCGATTTATATGCAGAATATGCTCGGTTTCAGCGCGTTTGAATCCGGATTGATGCTCCTGCCGGGGGCGCTTTTGATGGGCTTTATGAACCCGATTACGGGACGAATTTTTGATAAAGTAGGCGCAAGATGGCTTGCCATCTCCGGGATGGCGCTGCTGACGGTCATGACGTTTTTGTTTACACGCCTCACCGAGGATACGCCGTTCGTCTATATGGCGACTGTTCATGCTTTTCGGATGCTGAGTCTGGCGATGGTGATGATGCCTGTAACGACGGCCGGATTGAACCAGCTACCGGAAAGACTGATTCCTCACGGGACGGCGATGAACAACACGCTCCGCCAGGTCGGAGGCTCGCTCGGGACTGCCTTTCTCGTTACGATGATGACTGTCGGAGCGGCGGCTTCTTCAAACGGGTTAACCGACAATCAGGCAATGGTTCAGGGCGTGAACATTTCTTTCTGGGTCGCTACTGCGCTCGCGTTCGTCGGTTTTATCATTGCTCTGTTTATTAAAAGTCCACCGAAAAAAGCAGCTTAA
- a CDS encoding response regulator transcription factor, giving the protein MRPYRVLLAEDQTIVRQGLKMMMEEAGTFRVVEEAADGREAVKAAHPHAVDLVVLDIRMPVMTGLEAARDILKNYPDLPVLMLTTFDDDEYALEALSYGAKGYMLKDADASRLLLAMTKAVEGGISLDEGVAGRIVPKLMGERPVRGPDENEIPLTKREVSIAALIGEGKSNQEIAAELFLSVGTVKNHISVILDKLELRDRTQLAIYALKNRLV; this is encoded by the coding sequence ATGAGGCCTTACCGCGTTCTGCTTGCAGAGGATCAGACGATCGTCCGCCAGGGATTGAAAATGATGATGGAGGAAGCAGGTACCTTCCGGGTCGTCGAGGAAGCTGCGGACGGAAGAGAGGCGGTGAAAGCAGCGCACCCGCATGCTGTCGATCTCGTTGTACTGGATATTCGAATGCCGGTTATGACGGGACTCGAAGCAGCCAGAGACATTCTGAAAAACTATCCGGATCTCCCTGTGTTGATGCTGACGACGTTTGATGACGATGAATATGCGCTCGAAGCACTCTCCTACGGGGCAAAAGGCTACATGCTGAAAGATGCCGATGCATCGAGACTGCTGCTTGCTATGACAAAGGCAGTGGAAGGCGGGATCAGTCTCGATGAAGGGGTGGCCGGCCGCATCGTACCGAAACTGATGGGGGAGAGACCTGTTCGGGGGCCGGATGAAAACGAGATCCCGCTGACAAAAAGAGAGGTGTCTATTGCAGCACTCATCGGTGAAGGAAAGAGCAACCAGGAAATTGCAGCCGAACTGTTTTTATCGGTGGGAACCGTGAAAAATCATATATCCGTCATTCTCGATAAGCTGGAGCTGAGAGACCGGACCCAGCTTGCGATCTATGCTTTGAAAAATCGTCTCGTATAA
- a CDS encoding metallophosphoesterase, with amino-acid sequence MKKKAVITACSLLLLTGVGAFFVYVQNNALTTSEHTLQLNGAAGDFGGFTIIHLSDLHGKSFGKEQRTLVKRVEAEKPDMILFTGDLIDSNRGGADAALTLMDKMTDLAPVYFVNGNHEWQAGNWDMLKQRLQETGVRVLSNQSETIKAGEETIRVAGIEDPASGSESYPQRAVTEENIKEVMNEEEKEPVILLAHRPENFSLYTAKEFDLVLSGHAHGGQFRLPIAGGLIAPDQGFLPSYTSGAYEESGTTMIVSRGLGNSVIPIRVFNRPEVVKITLE; translated from the coding sequence ATGAAGAAAAAAGCGGTAATAACAGCCTGCAGCCTGCTGCTTTTGACAGGAGTGGGAGCGTTCTTCGTTTACGTTCAAAACAATGCACTGACAACGAGTGAGCACACGCTGCAGCTGAACGGTGCGGCTGGAGATTTCGGAGGATTCACTATCATCCATTTATCTGATTTACACGGAAAATCGTTTGGAAAAGAACAGCGGACCCTGGTGAAAAGAGTAGAAGCGGAAAAGCCGGATATGATTCTGTTTACTGGAGACTTAATAGATTCAAACAGAGGCGGGGCAGATGCTGCTCTGACTTTAATGGACAAAATGACGGACCTTGCACCGGTCTATTTTGTGAACGGAAATCATGAATGGCAGGCCGGAAACTGGGATATGTTAAAACAGCGCCTGCAGGAAACAGGGGTTCGCGTACTTTCCAATCAATCCGAAACGATTAAGGCGGGAGAAGAGACGATACGGGTGGCAGGAATTGAAGATCCTGCGAGCGGAAGCGAATCCTATCCGCAAAGAGCGGTAACGGAAGAAAATATTAAGGAAGTTATGAATGAGGAGGAGAAGGAGCCTGTTATTCTTTTGGCCCACAGACCTGAAAATTTTTCTCTTTATACTGCGAAGGAATTTGACCTCGTATTGTCGGGGCACGCTCATGGAGGGCAGTTCAGGCTTCCAATTGCAGGCGGGCTGATTGCTCCGGATCAGGGATTTCTGCCTTCATATACATCGGGAGCTTACGAAGAGAGCGGGACTACGATGATCGTCAGCCGCGGCCTTGGAAACAGTGTGATTCCTATTCGGGTGTTTAACCGGCCGGAGGTTGTTAAAATCACCCTCGAATGA
- a CDS encoding ABC transporter permease produces the protein MLLKNVRRTLSKKWMQLTAISIIIILSSFIYTMMFYGISGIEEPTETFLEEYNQEDFAVEMMNQLTEREIQTSEDAAFSEEGLFTLHHMKQADDAFFYELMEERIEAFEEENDGTRLELREIKEIHFDDPGAGHKAMALKDSETINRSFIQEGRKPEEENHIALTKIYADKNGLDIGDSFTLHGEDYTITGFVLFPDYTLPMFDDSFTLDTGMQTLFLFTDETYEALSEDEEFRLAGIWTNAETALTYESGDTDFVVQIIDTETNFRSGAIYDELSSGKIMALGLSIFIASIAVIIVSLMMHNLLQAERGQIGILKALGYSRTKIALPYYLSLMLLAFFMLVLGYIFGFLSAEPLKNLYLEFYLLPEVPIAQQLEVFSAAILVPFFFFAAVSALIISRILGEQPLELLNPKESHSINFLTRFVSRMLRGARGSVKFKYLHAVRSTGSFLIFFLGIMFATILILFAFMMNGMMERLTTEHLEKTGYQYEAYLDPLSEAPGIPEDAEKFLVYPYGSFKGENVVLQGLEPGNDLHHLYDENGNDITREIEDGVVISETMRMKFGVDIGDTILIGMDQEEVEVTVRGVAEEYVSDKVYFARETLSLILTDEQSAELYSGIYSLSSPPDADFAAVISKEGLIDQNESLEGYMYLMTNIMVGGSGIIAASILFVLTSFTVEKNYYAISLLKVMGYNRREVNGMILNSYFVYALLSYLISIPIALLILRLMVAFFAGYGVILPLRFEPVSLGITLGILLLIFFISTYLSRRKINRIPLQEVLKKYHE, from the coding sequence ATGCTTCTGAAAAATGTGCGGAGGACCCTGTCAAAAAAGTGGATGCAGCTCACAGCCATCAGTATCATTATTATTCTCAGCTCCTTTATTTACACTATGATGTTTTACGGTATCAGCGGCATTGAAGAACCGACAGAAACGTTTCTGGAGGAGTATAACCAGGAAGATTTCGCTGTGGAAATGATGAATCAGCTGACCGAAAGAGAAATCCAGACATCCGAAGACGCTGCCTTTTCCGAAGAGGGACTGTTTACGCTTCATCACATGAAGCAGGCTGACGACGCTTTTTTCTACGAGCTGATGGAAGAGAGAATCGAAGCGTTCGAGGAGGAAAACGATGGAACCCGCCTGGAGCTCCGGGAGATAAAAGAAATCCATTTTGACGATCCTGGTGCCGGCCATAAAGCAATGGCGCTCAAGGATTCTGAAACGATTAACCGCTCCTTTATTCAGGAGGGCCGGAAACCGGAAGAGGAAAATCACATCGCTCTCACAAAAATTTACGCCGATAAAAACGGACTCGATATTGGTGATTCTTTTACTCTGCACGGAGAAGACTATACGATCACAGGATTTGTTCTCTTTCCCGATTACACACTGCCGATGTTCGACGACAGTTTCACACTGGATACCGGCATGCAGACGCTTTTTCTTTTCACCGACGAAACCTACGAAGCATTGAGCGAAGATGAAGAGTTCCGCCTGGCAGGCATCTGGACGAACGCCGAAACAGCTCTCACCTATGAAAGCGGAGATACGGATTTCGTAGTCCAGATCATTGATACCGAGACGAACTTCCGTAGCGGAGCCATTTATGACGAGCTATCCAGCGGTAAAATCATGGCTCTTGGCCTGAGCATCTTTATTGCTTCCATTGCTGTTATTATCGTTTCCTTGATGATGCATAACCTCCTGCAGGCAGAAAGAGGTCAGATCGGCATATTGAAAGCACTCGGGTACAGCCGGACAAAAATCGCTCTTCCTTATTATCTCTCCCTGATGCTTCTTGCTTTTTTTATGCTCGTACTCGGGTACATTTTCGGTTTTCTTTCTGCTGAACCGCTGAAAAATCTGTATCTGGAATTTTATCTGCTTCCGGAAGTACCTATTGCCCAGCAGCTGGAAGTCTTTTCTGCGGCGATTCTTGTCCCTTTCTTTTTCTTTGCAGCTGTTTCCGCCCTGATTATTTCCCGTATCCTCGGAGAACAGCCGCTGGAACTGCTTAATCCGAAAGAAAGCCATTCCATCAATTTCCTCACCCGTTTTGTCAGCAGAATGCTCCGTGGTGCCCGGGGATCAGTGAAATTTAAATACCTCCACGCTGTGCGGAGTACAGGCAGTTTTCTCATCTTTTTTCTCGGCATCATGTTTGCGACAATTCTCATTCTTTTTGCTTTTATGATGAACGGCATGATGGAACGCCTGACGACCGAACACCTGGAAAAAACCGGCTATCAGTATGAAGCCTATCTGGACCCTTTAAGTGAAGCACCGGGTATTCCGGAAGACGCGGAGAAATTTCTCGTATATCCGTATGGCTCTTTTAAAGGGGAAAACGTAGTTCTTCAAGGCCTGGAACCTGGCAATGACCTTCACCACCTTTACGACGAAAACGGGAACGATATTACCCGGGAAATAGAAGACGGCGTTGTCATTTCCGAAACAATGCGCATGAAATTCGGAGTCGACATTGGAGATACCATTCTGATTGGGATGGATCAGGAAGAGGTGGAAGTCACTGTCCGGGGAGTGGCGGAGGAATATGTTTCCGACAAAGTTTATTTTGCCCGGGAAACGCTGAGTCTTATTCTGACGGACGAACAGTCGGCTGAACTTTACAGCGGTATTTATTCTCTTTCCTCCCCTCCAGATGCAGATTTTGCAGCGGTTATCAGCAAAGAGGGACTGATTGATCAGAACGAGTCGCTGGAAGGCTATATGTATCTGATGACAAACATTATGGTCGGCGGTTCCGGCATTATAGCTGCCAGCATTTTATTTGTCCTTACTTCTTTCACAGTCGAAAAAAACTACTACGCGATTTCCCTGTTGAAAGTCATGGGCTACAACCGTCGTGAAGTCAACGGCATGATTTTAAACAGTTACTTTGTCTACGCACTGCTTTCCTACCTGATCAGTATCCCGATCGCTCTTTTAATACTCCGGCTGATGGTCGCCTTTTTTGCCGGTTACGGGGTCATTCTGCCTCTCCGGTTTGAACCCGTATCCCTCGGTATAACGCTTGGCATACTGCTGCTTATTTTCTTTATAAGCACCTACCTCAGCCGCCGGAAAATTAACCGCATCCCTTTACAGGAAGTGCTGAAAAAATACCATGAATAA